From the genome of Nodosilinea sp. FACHB-141, one region includes:
- a CDS encoding DUF2103 domain-containing protein translates to MTQASDGRLVWNHSTHLPGLIPILERLLEQPGIGTVTPGVIANVRAHSPEMRVKVSVPIRGGFKLIARKGKTVQEVFVLTELEKLALEGAIAKAVEAAR, encoded by the coding sequence ATGACACAAGCCTCGGACGGTCGCCTAGTCTGGAACCACTCCACCCACTTGCCCGGGCTGATTCCTATTCTCGAACGGCTTTTAGAGCAGCCTGGCATTGGCACCGTCACCCCGGGGGTAATTGCAAACGTTAGAGCCCACTCCCCAGAGATGCGGGTAAAAGTGTCGGTGCCTATCCGCGGTGGGTTCAAGCTAATTGCCCGCAAGGGTAAGACAGTACAAGAGGTGTTTGTGCTGACCGAACTGGAGAAGCTGGCGTTAGAGGGCGCGATCGCCAAGGCCGTTGAGGCGGCTCGGTGA
- the efp gene encoding elongation factor P: MISSNDFRTGTSIELDGSVWRVVEFLHVKPGKGSAFVRTKLKNVKTGNTVDKTFRAGETVPQAVIEKRDMQHTYREGEDLVFMDMETYEEVRLTTNEIGPQVKYLKEEMSVSVVSWNGQILEVELPNSIVLEVTQTDPGVKGDTATGGTKPAILETGAQVMVPLFISIGERIKVDTRTDAYLGRE; the protein is encoded by the coding sequence ATGATCTCCAGCAACGATTTTCGCACCGGTACCTCCATTGAGCTAGACGGTTCCGTCTGGCGTGTAGTCGAGTTTCTCCACGTCAAACCCGGCAAGGGCTCTGCCTTCGTGCGCACCAAGCTTAAAAACGTCAAAACCGGCAACACCGTTGACAAGACCTTTCGGGCTGGTGAAACCGTACCCCAGGCAGTAATCGAGAAGAGAGATATGCAGCACACCTACCGGGAGGGCGAAGACCTGGTGTTCATGGATATGGAGACCTACGAAGAGGTCCGCCTCACCACCAATGAAATCGGTCCTCAGGTTAAGTACCTCAAGGAAGAGATGAGCGTCAGCGTCGTCAGCTGGAACGGGCAAATTTTAGAGGTTGAGCTGCCCAACTCCATCGTGCTTGAGGTCACCCAAACCGACCCTGGCGTCAAGGGCGATACCGCCACCGGGGGTACCAAGCCCGCTATTCTCGAAACCGGCGCTCAGGTGATGGTGCCGCTGTTTATTTCTATCGGCGAGCGTATTAAAGTAGACACCCGCACCGACGCCTACCTGGGTCGCGAGTAA
- a CDS encoding tRNA (guanine-N1)-methyltransferase: MTLGLPPAVVQEGKATFTVGSAFYRPQSAIARDLAVLAAAIYRQHYGRLRVLDAMTGCGVRPLRYGLEAGADWVWANEGNPELAGVLEQNLATLPADACRITYQDANQVFFTCYQQRDFYDLVDIDNFGSPAPYVSTGLWATRLGGLLYLTSTDGRATSGHDPERCLRTYGACGRSHPAAHEQGLRLIIGHAAQTAAARGMGIEPVFSLFTGQVHRVMVRLVSKPTLAGENYGFVAYCHHCGHFQTADWRHLGRVNCLCGAQDTPVVSGPMWLGPLHDGAMLAEMQGLADRWNWRSQAKLLTIMTQEIDLPPYYYPLGEIGRRGQMDIPNRDHLIAALRTKGYQAAIPSMDWQGVKTSAAFRDCVAIAKAIQP, from the coding sequence GTGACCCTAGGGTTGCCCCCAGCCGTAGTGCAGGAAGGTAAAGCCACTTTTACTGTAGGGTCTGCTTTTTATCGACCCCAAAGCGCGATCGCCCGTGACCTGGCGGTGTTGGCGGCAGCTATTTATCGCCAGCACTACGGTCGTTTGCGGGTGCTGGATGCCATGACCGGCTGCGGGGTGCGGCCCCTGCGCTACGGGCTAGAGGCCGGAGCTGACTGGGTGTGGGCCAACGAGGGTAATCCTGAGCTGGCGGGCGTTTTGGAGCAAAACCTGGCGACTCTGCCCGCCGATGCCTGCCGCATCACCTATCAGGATGCCAATCAGGTATTTTTCACCTGCTACCAGCAGCGCGACTTTTACGACCTAGTGGATATCGACAACTTTGGTAGTCCCGCCCCCTACGTGAGCACGGGGTTGTGGGCCACACGCTTAGGAGGACTGCTGTATCTAACCAGCACCGATGGCCGAGCCACCAGCGGCCATGACCCAGAGCGATGTTTGAGAACCTACGGCGCCTGCGGGCGATCGCACCCTGCCGCCCATGAGCAAGGGTTGCGGCTGATTATCGGCCATGCGGCCCAGACCGCAGCGGCTCGGGGAATGGGCATAGAGCCAGTCTTTTCGCTGTTCACAGGCCAGGTGCATCGAGTCATGGTGCGCCTGGTTAGCAAACCAACGCTGGCGGGGGAAAACTATGGCTTCGTGGCCTACTGTCACCACTGTGGCCACTTTCAAACCGCAGATTGGCGACACCTGGGCCGGGTGAATTGCCTTTGCGGTGCGCAAGACACCCCCGTGGTGAGCGGGCCGATGTGGCTAGGACCGCTGCACGATGGGGCCATGCTAGCGGAGATGCAGGGTTTAGCAGATCGCTGGAACTGGCGCTCTCAGGCGAAGCTTTTGACCATCATGACCCAAGAAATTGACCTGCCCCCCTACTACTATCCCCTTGGCGAAATTGGCCGACGCGGACAAATGGATATTCCCAACCGCGATCACTTAATTGCGGCGTTACGGACAAAGGGCTACCAGGCGGCAATTCCGTCGATGGATTGGCAGGGGGTGAAAACCAGTGCGGCGTTTAGGGATTGTGTGGCGATCGCCAAAGCAATTCAGCCCTAG
- the clpS gene encoding ATP-dependent Clp protease adapter ClpS, with product MTPVLPQAVSSAPAAAPAKTRQTTRETYPNYKIIVLNDDFNTFQHVAECLMKYIPGIDGDRAWELTNQVHHDGQAVVWVGPLEQAELYHTQLTRAGLTMAPLEKA from the coding sequence ATGACTCCGGTTTTGCCCCAAGCAGTTTCCTCAGCCCCCGCCGCTGCCCCCGCAAAGACTCGCCAAACCACACGCGAGACGTATCCCAACTACAAAATCATCGTGCTCAACGACGATTTCAATACGTTTCAGCATGTGGCGGAGTGCTTAATGAAATATATTCCGGGCATAGATGGCGATCGCGCTTGGGAGCTGACTAACCAGGTGCACCACGACGGTCAGGCAGTTGTGTGGGTTGGCCCCCTAGAGCAAGCAGAGCTGTATCATACCCAGCTCACCCGCGCTGGCTTGACGATGGCCCCCCTCGAAAAAGCATAA
- a CDS encoding HAMP domain-containing sensor histidine kinase yields the protein MGSIWLQAGFTAIHASACLPYHDPMTANDLEDLRPFCRDDAAFEQLKQVLKQRDTSREQGRLDMARQTHRTQALEAQRRAAEAASQAKSRFLAMISHELRTPLNSILGLSALLSRQVVGSLNPKQSEYLDYIHGSGEHLLAIISDILDLSKVEAGQEHLRLSQVSLTELCQACLAMMQPRAAEKGLVLTYQVADLGPTTCIADERRLRQMLLNLLTNAIKFTAQGQVTLTVHSREALVEFEVEDTGIGIPADQLEQIFQPFTQIDRGLDRQYEGAGLGLALTRQLAQLHGGHLRVTSSVGQGSCFVISLPLHGPEGSSLADVRAVRPVPVGTGGQRLVVVDTDLDHHRALMAYVRACGWQVSGCRSWAEVHQHLKEHQPHLLLVGDREACNPALENHLQQLKPPLVPQPIKVVILLPEDGAAGGLASADAYIDLPLTIPKLERMLSL from the coding sequence TTGGGAAGTATCTGGCTACAGGCCGGATTCACCGCCATCCACGCCTCTGCTTGCCTGCCCTACCATGACCCTATGACCGCTAACGACCTAGAAGACCTGCGGCCCTTTTGCCGAGATGACGCTGCCTTTGAGCAGCTGAAGCAGGTGCTAAAGCAGCGAGACACCAGCCGCGAGCAGGGCAGGCTCGATATGGCTCGCCAGACCCATCGCACTCAGGCCCTAGAGGCCCAGCGTCGAGCGGCAGAGGCTGCTAGCCAGGCTAAAAGCCGTTTTTTGGCGATGATTAGCCATGAGCTGCGCACTCCGCTCAATTCAATTTTAGGACTGTCGGCGCTGCTGTCTCGGCAAGTGGTGGGCTCGCTCAACCCTAAACAGTCGGAATACCTGGACTATATTCACGGCAGCGGCGAACACTTACTGGCAATCATCAGCGACATTCTCGATCTCTCTAAGGTGGAGGCCGGCCAAGAGCACCTGCGATTGTCGCAAGTATCGCTGACAGAACTCTGTCAAGCCTGCCTGGCAATGATGCAGCCTCGTGCTGCTGAAAAGGGGCTGGTGCTGACCTACCAGGTGGCGGATCTAGGGCCAACGACCTGCATTGCCGACGAGCGTCGCCTGCGGCAGATGCTGCTCAACCTGCTCACTAATGCCATTAAGTTTACGGCCCAGGGTCAGGTCACTCTGACGGTGCACAGCCGCGAGGCCCTAGTGGAATTTGAAGTTGAGGACACGGGCATTGGTATCCCGGCGGACCAGCTGGAGCAGATTTTTCAGCCGTTCACTCAGATCGATCGCGGCCTAGATCGGCAGTACGAGGGCGCTGGCCTGGGGCTAGCGCTAACTCGACAGCTGGCCCAGCTCCACGGTGGCCATCTGCGAGTGACATCATCGGTCGGTCAGGGCAGCTGCTTTGTGATCTCTCTGCCACTGCATGGGCCAGAGGGTAGTTCGCTTGCCGATGTGCGGGCGGTGAGACCAGTGCCGGTGGGCACGGGCGGCCAGCGCCTAGTGGTAGTAGACACTGACCTTGACCACCATCGGGCGTTGATGGCCTACGTTAGAGCCTGCGGCTGGCAGGTCAGCGGCTGTCGCAGTTGGGCTGAGGTACACCAGCACCTCAAAGAGCACCAGCCCCACCTGCTGCTCGTAGGCGATCGCGAAGCCTGCAACCCAGCCCTGGAAAATCACTTGCAGCAGTTGAAGCCGCCGCTAGTGCCCCAGCCGATCAAGGTGGTTATTCTGCTCCCAGAGGATGGGGCGGCTGGTGGCTTAGCCAGCGCCGATGCCTATATCGACCTGCCCTTAACTATTCCTAAACTCGAGCGCATGCTCTCGCTTTAG
- the cofH gene encoding 7,8-didemethyl-8-hydroxy-5-deazariboflavin synthase subunit CofH, with protein sequence MEIEQILAKALAGGDITPTEGVALLQPQDSAALAAIRDTADTLRQQQVGETVTYVVNRNINFTNICEQHCSFCAFRRDAEAEGAYWLDVAPMLEKTTEAVAVGATEICMQGGLNPDAKINGRSLNYYLKLVDTIKGSFPALHLHAFSPQEVQFIARQDGLSYRDVLLAFRDAGVGSLPGTAAEVLDDEVRRVLCPEKIDSATWLEIVGLAHEIGLPTTSTMLSGHIETPAQQITHLEKLRQLQRQSLEAGHLAAITEFIVLPFVGQEAPKPLRRRVGRDQPVLADALLLIAVARIYLGNWIVNHQPSWVKLGLSGAAEALTWGCNDIGGTLMEEHITTMAGAQGGTCMTVAELRGAIAACNRPARQRDTLYGFVDGSGETLSTSASAGNTASNRQSRSQSLTA encoded by the coding sequence ATGGAAATTGAGCAGATTCTCGCTAAGGCATTGGCTGGTGGCGATATTACCCCGACTGAGGGGGTAGCGCTTTTGCAGCCGCAGGATTCTGCGGCCCTGGCAGCGATTCGCGACACGGCTGACACCCTACGCCAGCAGCAGGTGGGAGAGACCGTCACCTATGTGGTCAACCGCAACATCAACTTCACCAATATCTGTGAGCAGCACTGTAGCTTCTGTGCCTTTCGTCGCGATGCCGAAGCGGAGGGGGCCTACTGGCTCGACGTTGCTCCCATGCTCGAAAAAACTACCGAAGCCGTTGCTGTAGGAGCTACAGAAATCTGCATGCAGGGAGGGTTGAACCCTGACGCCAAAATCAACGGCCGTTCCCTGAACTACTACCTGAAGCTGGTGGACACCATCAAGGGCTCGTTCCCGGCCCTGCACCTGCACGCCTTCTCGCCCCAGGAGGTGCAGTTCATCGCCCGGCAGGACGGGCTGAGCTATCGCGACGTGCTGCTGGCCTTTAGGGATGCTGGCGTAGGGTCACTGCCGGGAACGGCAGCGGAGGTGCTCGACGACGAGGTGCGGCGAGTACTGTGCCCTGAGAAAATCGACAGCGCCACGTGGCTGGAGATTGTGGGGCTGGCCCATGAGATTGGTTTGCCTACCACCAGCACCATGCTGTCGGGCCATATTGAAACGCCCGCTCAGCAAATTACCCACCTAGAAAAGCTGCGTCAGCTCCAGCGTCAGTCCCTAGAGGCCGGCCACTTGGCGGCGATAACTGAATTTATTGTGCTGCCCTTTGTTGGGCAGGAAGCACCCAAACCTCTGCGCCGCCGTGTGGGACGCGACCAGCCGGTGCTGGCCGATGCACTGCTGCTGATAGCAGTAGCCCGCATTTACCTAGGTAACTGGATTGTCAACCACCAGCCTAGCTGGGTGAAACTGGGGCTGAGCGGCGCTGCCGAGGCGCTGACCTGGGGCTGCAACGACATCGGCGGCACCCTGATGGAAGAGCACATTACCACCATGGCCGGAGCCCAGGGGGGAACCTGCATGACGGTGGCGGAACTGCGGGGGGCGATCGCCGCCTGTAACCGCCCCGCCCGCCAGCGCGACACCCTCTACGGATTTGTCGATGGGTCTGGAGAAACTCTTTCGACCTCAGCATCGGCTGGAAACACTGCCTCAAACCGACAGTCGCGCAGCCAAAGCCTCACCGCCTGA
- the pyrF gene encoding orotidine-5'-phosphate decarboxylase: MTVDQRIIVPLDVSSASAALDLVDALPQVSFWKVGLELFVSTGPGLIQELKARQKRIFLDLKFHDIPNTMAGACMAAGRYGVDLLTIHAAAGQEAMEAAQQAAIAGAKAVGVEPPLVLAVTLLTSIDPQTLAVELKIPLDSNSYALQMALLARDSGLKGVVCSPQEASQLRRFLPADFALVCPGVRPTWASSQDQRRTMTPVQAFNAGATYLVIGRPVTADPDPAAAFARICEECSTAIAP, translated from the coding sequence ATGACCGTTGACCAGCGCATCATTGTGCCCCTGGACGTGTCCTCAGCCTCAGCCGCCCTGGACTTGGTGGATGCCCTGCCCCAGGTGAGCTTTTGGAAGGTGGGTCTGGAGCTGTTTGTCAGCACCGGGCCGGGCCTGATTCAGGAGCTTAAGGCGCGGCAAAAGCGTATTTTTCTCGACCTCAAGTTCCACGATATTCCCAACACCATGGCCGGAGCCTGTATGGCAGCGGGGCGCTACGGGGTTGACCTGCTAACCATTCACGCGGCGGCGGGCCAGGAGGCGATGGAGGCCGCTCAGCAGGCCGCGATCGCTGGAGCCAAGGCCGTCGGCGTAGAGCCACCTCTGGTGCTGGCTGTTACCCTACTGACGAGCATTGACCCTCAAACTCTGGCCGTTGAGCTAAAAATTCCCCTTGACTCGAATAGCTATGCGCTACAAATGGCTCTACTCGCTAGAGACAGTGGCCTGAAAGGCGTAGTCTGCTCACCCCAGGAGGCCAGCCAGCTGCGGCGGTTTTTGCCCGCCGACTTTGCCCTGGTGTGCCCTGGGGTACGCCCCACCTGGGCCAGCAGCCAAGACCAGCGCCGCACCATGACCCCAGTGCAAGCTTTCAATGCCGGGGCTACCTACCTGGTGATTGGCCGCCCGGTTACCGCCGATCCCGACCCTGCCGCCGCCTTTGCGCGCATCTGCGAAGAATGTTCCACTGCGATCGCTCCCTAG
- the thiL gene encoding thiamine-phosphate kinase produces MENPQTIAELGELGLLKRLFRYCPGDVIGDDGAVVALPAGRHLVVTTDVLVEGVHFSDRTTAPADVGWRAVAANLSDLAAMGADPEGITVGLSLPGHTPLAWVEGLYQGMADCLNRWGGVVLGGDLCRADAVSVAITALGSVAPQRALYRSKARPGQAIVVTGYHGLSRAGLELLLHPDRGTEVAQADCDRWIAAHQRPQPRLDAIAALWQVLGADADAGAIAVMDSSDGLANAVLHLCQSSGVGAILREGDLPLDGTLVDWVGRSQALDWCLYGGEDFELVLCLPWPQAESLQVALGNSCAIVGETTGAAEVELWPSDGATPKVLSFNQGFQHFG; encoded by the coding sequence ATGGAAAATCCGCAAACCATTGCTGAATTGGGAGAGCTGGGGCTGCTGAAGCGGCTATTTCGCTACTGCCCTGGGGACGTGATTGGCGATGACGGGGCGGTAGTGGCTCTGCCTGCGGGGCGGCACCTAGTGGTGACCACCGATGTGCTGGTGGAGGGGGTGCACTTTAGCGATCGCACCACCGCCCCCGCCGATGTAGGCTGGCGAGCCGTGGCCGCCAATCTGTCAGATCTGGCGGCGATGGGCGCAGACCCCGAGGGCATTACCGTGGGCCTCAGCCTGCCGGGGCATACGCCCCTAGCGTGGGTAGAAGGGCTTTATCAGGGGATGGCAGACTGCCTCAACCGCTGGGGTGGGGTGGTGCTCGGTGGCGATCTGTGCCGGGCCGACGCCGTCAGCGTGGCCATTACCGCCCTAGGCAGCGTTGCCCCCCAGCGGGCGCTGTACCGCAGCAAGGCCCGGCCAGGGCAGGCGATTGTGGTAACGGGCTACCACGGCCTGTCGCGGGCGGGGCTAGAGCTATTGCTGCATCCCGATCGGGGAACTGAGGTGGCTCAGGCCGATTGCGATCGCTGGATTGCCGCCCACCAAAGACCCCAGCCCCGACTGGATGCGATCGCCGCCCTCTGGCAAGTGTTGGGGGCAGACGCAGATGCCGGAGCGATCGCCGTCATGGACTCCAGCGATGGCTTGGCCAACGCGGTGCTGCACCTGTGTCAGAGCAGCGGGGTCGGGGCTATTCTGCGAGAGGGCGATCTTCCCTTGGATGGGACTCTGGTCGATTGGGTGGGGCGATCGCAGGCCCTTGACTGGTGCCTCTACGGCGGCGAAGACTTTGAGCTGGTGCTGTGTTTGCCCTGGCCCCAAGCTGAATCCTTGCAGGTAGCCCTAGGGAATAGCTGTGCGATCGTGGGTGAGACGACGGGAGCGGCTGAGGTTGAGCTGTGGCCCAGCGACGGGGCTACCCCAAAGGTGCTCAGCTTTAATCAGGGATTTCAGCACTTCGGCTAA
- the accB gene encoding acetyl-CoA carboxylase biotin carboxyl carrier protein — protein MELSVTDLRELVTALSQSDIVELTLKSSDFELTLRKPGAMVSAVAPAPVAPRVDTVAPAAPPVTEPVSAAPAVVPAAPPGKGSDLLPISSPMVGTFYRSPAPEEPAFVGVGDRITSGQTVCIIEAMKLMNELEAEISGEIVEILVENAQPVEFGQTLMLVRPV, from the coding sequence GTGGAACTAAGCGTCACCGATCTAAGAGAGTTAGTCACCGCCCTGAGCCAGAGCGACATCGTGGAGCTCACCCTCAAAAGTTCAGATTTTGAGCTCACCCTCCGCAAGCCGGGCGCCATGGTGTCGGCGGTTGCACCGGCCCCTGTCGCTCCCCGTGTAGACACCGTCGCCCCTGCTGCCCCCCCGGTAACCGAGCCGGTGTCGGCAGCGCCCGCCGTCGTCCCTGCTGCCCCACCGGGCAAGGGCAGCGATCTGCTGCCTATCAGTTCCCCCATGGTGGGTACCTTCTACCGATCGCCAGCCCCCGAGGAACCAGCTTTTGTAGGCGTGGGCGATCGCATCACCAGCGGGCAAACCGTCTGCATCATCGAAGCCATGAAGCTGATGAATGAGCTGGAGGCCGAGATCAGCGGCGAAATCGTCGAGATTTTGGTAGAAAATGCCCAGCCCGTGGAATTTGGTCAAACCCTGATGCTGGTACGCCCTGTCTAA
- a CDS encoding Gfo/Idh/MocA family protein, whose product MGKSLKAAVIGTGVISKQHLSFLDSSDHSELVGVCDLSAAAAKYAAETFHAGQAFTDYQAMLAETKPDVVHILTPPNTHQKLVTDCLNAQAHVICEKPITPTYEDFKTLWHLAQEKNLHLIENHNYRFNEAILKIEEMVKDGTLGEVQEVEVRVALGYREAGGRFADRNLPNPVHKLPAGVVHDVITHMAYLLLRFMPEVDRVAAAWSNHGGGDLFKYDDLDAILLNGQQHARLRFTCYTKPECFTLFVRGSRGYAETDLFQPYLRTVIPRAGGEQLSPLINHFVNGWDLMGSSVKNFRNKVMQRTPYEGLHRLLDQTYAAILHNRPMPVSFEDMDKTNRLIETLLAEENRV is encoded by the coding sequence ATGGGTAAATCTCTAAAGGCTGCGGTCATTGGTACCGGCGTTATTTCCAAACAACATTTGAGCTTTTTAGATAGTTCTGACCACAGCGAGCTAGTTGGGGTGTGCGATCTGTCTGCCGCCGCCGCTAAGTACGCCGCTGAGACATTTCATGCTGGCCAAGCCTTCACCGATTACCAGGCCATGCTGGCGGAAACCAAGCCCGACGTGGTTCACATCTTGACCCCGCCGAACACTCACCAAAAGTTGGTCACCGACTGCCTCAATGCCCAAGCTCACGTGATCTGCGAAAAGCCAATTACGCCCACCTATGAGGATTTCAAAACCCTCTGGCATTTGGCTCAAGAGAAAAACCTGCACCTGATCGAAAACCACAACTACCGGTTTAACGAAGCCATTCTCAAAATTGAAGAGATGGTCAAAGACGGCACTCTAGGCGAGGTGCAAGAGGTTGAAGTGCGTGTCGCCCTAGGCTACCGCGAGGCAGGTGGGCGCTTTGCCGATCGCAACTTGCCCAACCCTGTACACAAGCTGCCCGCTGGAGTCGTGCACGACGTCATTACCCACATGGCCTATCTGCTGCTGCGGTTTATGCCCGAGGTAGACCGGGTCGCAGCAGCTTGGAGCAACCACGGCGGCGGAGATCTATTTAAGTACGACGACCTTGATGCCATTTTGCTCAACGGCCAGCAGCACGCACGCCTGCGGTTTACCTGCTACACCAAACCTGAGTGTTTTACTCTATTTGTCAGAGGTAGCCGAGGCTACGCCGAAACCGACCTGTTTCAGCCCTACCTACGGACCGTGATTCCTCGGGCCGGGGGTGAGCAACTGTCACCGCTGATCAACCACTTCGTCAACGGATGGGACTTGATGGGTTCCAGCGTCAAAAACTTCCGCAACAAAGTCATGCAGCGCACCCCCTATGAAGGCCTGCACCGCTTGCTCGACCAGACCTATGCCGCCATTCTTCACAATCGGCCCATGCCGGTGAGCTTTGAAGATATGGACAAAACCAACCGACTAATCGAAACCCTACTTGCAGAGGAGAACCGCGTATGA
- a CDS encoding peptidylprolyl isomerase, translating into MNQQQSLGWATLVRLGWGLAVVVGVWLGSLSPALALPAGPLVAYLPPGNAITDGRALLRYSLPIDNSDIRTVQVNLEGLSEWLRSKRWGPMAKDLTKLERVLVRSREAMLAAVPDGKRAAAISYLDDIQAQLVPLKEAVEQRDRATVQDKRSAMLDDVSRIEELMVKAFPFEVPEKYSNLPQLKGRATVEITTNKGTMQAVIDGYSAPVTGGNFVDLVQRGFYDGMEFTRAEDNYVLQTGDPDGSEDGFIDPKTKAYRAIPLEILVKGDDEPIYGNTLEELGRFLDAPVLPFSAFGTLGMARPNDDPNGASSQFFFFLFEPEMTPAGLNLLDGRYSVFGYVVENKEALDQMTQGDRIESIRVVSGAENLVQPS; encoded by the coding sequence ATGAATCAACAGCAGAGTTTAGGCTGGGCCACCTTGGTGCGGCTGGGATGGGGATTAGCTGTAGTGGTGGGGGTGTGGTTAGGCTCTCTGTCTCCAGCCCTGGCATTACCTGCCGGGCCACTGGTGGCCTACCTGCCGCCGGGCAATGCCATTACCGACGGTCGTGCCCTGCTGCGCTACTCACTGCCCATCGACAACTCTGACATTCGCACGGTGCAGGTTAACTTGGAGGGCCTGTCAGAGTGGCTGCGGAGCAAGCGTTGGGGGCCTATGGCCAAAGACCTGACCAAGCTAGAGCGGGTGTTGGTGCGCAGCCGCGAAGCGATGCTGGCGGCAGTGCCCGACGGCAAGCGGGCGGCGGCGATTTCCTACCTCGACGATATCCAGGCTCAGCTGGTGCCCCTCAAGGAGGCGGTGGAGCAGCGCGATCGCGCCACCGTGCAGGACAAGCGGTCGGCCATGCTCGACGACGTCAGCCGTATTGAAGAGCTGATGGTGAAAGCCTTTCCCTTTGAGGTGCCGGAGAAGTACAGCAACCTGCCCCAGCTCAAGGGGCGAGCCACGGTAGAAATCACCACCAACAAAGGCACCATGCAGGCGGTGATCGACGGCTACAGCGCTCCAGTGACCGGCGGCAACTTTGTCGATCTGGTGCAGCGGGGCTTCTATGACGGCATGGAGTTTACCCGTGCCGAAGATAACTATGTGCTGCAAACCGGCGATCCAGATGGCTCTGAGGATGGCTTTATTGACCCCAAAACCAAGGCCTACCGGGCAATCCCGCTAGAAATTTTGGTGAAGGGCGACGACGAGCCGATCTACGGCAACACCCTAGAAGAGCTGGGCCGCTTTCTAGACGCACCAGTACTGCCTTTCTCAGCCTTTGGCACCCTAGGTATGGCCCGCCCCAACGATGACCCCAACGGCGCGTCATCGCAGTTTTTCTTCTTTTTGTTTGAGCCGGAGATGACCCCAGCGGGCCTCAACCTGCTCGATGGTCGCTACTCGGTGTTTGGCTACGTGGTGGAGAACAAAGAGGCGCTTGACCAGATGACCCAAGGCGATCGCATTGAGTCGATTCGGGTGGTGTCTGGGGCAGAGAATCTAGTCCAGCCTTCCTAG
- a CDS encoding NAD(P)-dependent oxidoreductase, which yields MKLFITGASGFLGKYVVAEAVRQGYTVKAVVRPATDASSLAWADHPAVELVRLDLRQGRGIAEALGDVDCVIHMAAVKGGDFYDRFAGTVLTTENLLGAMSTAAVKKLVATSTFSVYDYFNPAVNRVIDEAFPIESEPEYRDAYAQTKLIQEDLMREWGDANGATVTLIRPGMIYGREALWNACHGADFGSKWLLIGPNALIPVTYVENCAEAIVLSVGSAAAAGEVINVVDDNLPTRRQFTTALVKRTENPPQVIPMPWGMMRSVSSLAWFVNQQLLKGKARLPGLLIPASLDARLKPFRYNNAKAKKTLNWTPRYTLEAALDRSVSDQCLLSDMLAKAPATPTLETVAQG from the coding sequence ATGAAGCTGTTTATTACTGGAGCATCGGGATTTTTAGGCAAGTACGTGGTGGCTGAGGCGGTACGACAGGGCTACACCGTTAAGGCAGTGGTGCGCCCCGCCACCGATGCCTCAAGTCTGGCCTGGGCTGACCACCCTGCGGTGGAGCTGGTGCGCCTCGACCTGCGCCAGGGCCGGGGCATTGCCGAAGCCCTCGGCGACGTTGACTGCGTCATTCACATGGCGGCGGTGAAGGGTGGCGATTTCTACGATCGCTTTGCGGGCACCGTGCTCACCACCGAAAACCTGCTGGGTGCCATGTCCACCGCCGCCGTCAAGAAGCTGGTGGCCACCAGCACCTTCTCGGTGTACGACTACTTCAATCCCGCGGTCAATCGGGTGATTGACGAAGCCTTTCCCATCGAGTCTGAACCCGAGTACCGTGACGCCTACGCCCAAACTAAGCTGATTCAAGAAGACCTGATGCGCGAGTGGGGCGACGCCAATGGGGCTACCGTTACCCTAATTCGTCCCGGCATGATCTACGGTCGCGAAGCGCTATGGAACGCCTGTCACGGGGCCGATTTTGGCTCCAAATGGCTGCTCATTGGCCCTAATGCCCTGATTCCTGTCACCTATGTCGAAAACTGCGCCGAGGCCATTGTGCTGTCAGTGGGCAGTGCCGCTGCCGCTGGCGAAGTGATCAACGTGGTAGACGACAATTTGCCCACCCGCCGTCAATTCACTACGGCTCTGGTGAAGCGTACCGAGAACCCGCCCCAGGTCATTCCCATGCCCTGGGGTATGATGCGCAGCGTTTCCAGTTTGGCCTGGTTTGTGAATCAGCAATTGCTCAAGGGCAAGGCGCGCCTGCCGGGTCTACTGATTCCTGCCAGCCTAGATGCGCGGCTGAAGCCCTTTCGTTACAACAACGCTAAGGCCAAAAAAACGCTGAACTGGACTCCCCGCTACACCTTAGAGGCGGCTCTCGACCGCAGCGTCAGCGACCAGTGCCTACTGAGCGACATGCTGGCCAAGGCCCCTGCCACCCCCACCCTAGAGACTGTTGCCCAGGGTTAG